The nucleotide window ATCGATACGGTGGCCCACAAGTGTCACGGCAAAACAAGAAAGCTCAcggcaaaataaaaaagctcacAGCAACGCAAGAAAGCTCACGGCAAAAGAAGAAAGCTCACGGCAAAAGAAGAAAGCTCAcggcaaaataaaaaagctcacGGCAAAACAAAAAAGTCCGCAAAATAATACCATTTTACTTGTCGTATATAGGTGTATTGGTCAAGACAGTTGTAGTGATCAGGTATCTAAAATTCCAATATCATGAAAATAGTATTAAATCATCTGTAATTTAATTTCTTAGCTATACTATCCTCAAATGGCCGAATTTGATGAACAAAGCTGGATAAGTTACTACTTTGAACATGGTTATGAGTACGATGAAATTTTACATTTCTTAAAAGATTACCACGATTACAAAATCAGTCGCAGCACGCTCTTACGTCGACTTAAAATGTATGGTTTACACAGACGATCAGGCGGAGATCTACCTGATGAGCTTTTACAAAGGGCGCGTAATCAAATCCGGGCTGATATTACGGGCCTCAATCATCAAATGGATATCGAGCCGTGTGGCATTCACTTCGTCTGAAGGCAATACACGTACCTAGGTGTTTGGTGCAAAATTTACTAAAAGAAGTCGATCCTGAAGGGTCAGCATTAAGACGAAAACATCGTCTCAAAAGACGAACTTACAGTAATCCTGGGCCAGACTATGCGTGGCATGTAGATGGCCATGATAAGCTTAAACCCTTCGGTTTTCCAATACATGGAGCTATAGATGGTTATAGCAGAAAGGTCCTGTGGCTTAAAGTTGTGCACTCGAATAACTGTCCCCGTACCGTAGCAAACTTGTTTTTAGATTATGTGAAGAATTGTGGTGGATGCCCTGTGAAGCTTGTAACCGATTTGGGAACTGAAAACAGTTTAACTGCTGCTTTACACGCTTATTTTTGGGAAGACGTAGATGCACATAGCTACGTGCCTTCACCAAGAAATCAAAGAATCGAGAGCTGGTGGTCATTTTACGTCAAAACAAGTGGTGCTTGGTGGCGAAATTTTTTTCGCCAACTTGAAACAGATGGAACAATTGACATGACAAGTGATCTTAATATGGAATGTTTGTGGTATTGTTTTTCAGGGGTAATTCAAAAGGATTTGGatgttgttaaaaaacaatggaacACTCACAGAATACGAAAATCTCGCTTTGATACTGTTTCAGGCCGTCCAAATATTTTGTACTTTTTGCCATCTCGTAGCAAAGGAGAGGAAAATCTAAAATTGTTAGTACCACGCCAAGAGTTACACAGGATGACACAATACATTTCAATAATCAAGAAAGAAACAGATTATCAAGTATATTTTAAATACGCTCAAAGAATACTGCAGATATCAGACCCTGAAAATTATCATGAAGCCCTAGTTTTATATAACCGATTAATAGTTGTTGCAGTGCATGGTTCCTAATAAAGAGAACTCGTAAGATGTTCAAAGTTTatatacaacaaaaatattatacagaaaaaacaatgtaaatataaaaacgtATACGTGTAAAAAACGTAACTCTGCAAGTAATAACAAATCTCAGTTTTttccaaacaaaacaaaaccttAATATGTAGCAGGTAAATTACAATAAAACCCTTTTTTCTGCTCTGTTGATTCTATGAAACTtggtataaaacaaaaattaccaACAATAACAAAAGATGAAGATACGCAATATATAGTCTTAACACTTTCCAAAACCAACGCTATCTAACATTGATCTTGAAAGCAGTTCTGCAAACTCTGAGTCATCTTTACAAGCTCTGGGCAAACTCATTGTTAATGAACATGTAGAGGAAAATGGTAATCGTTTTACATTATCtgtaaaatcataaaaatttaaTGTGATTGGTTTTGGGAATCCAAGAGGTGGGACTTTGTCAGCTCCTGTAATAAATGCTAGGAGGTTCTCAAATATCAAATCATTTATTTTACCTTCGAACAAGTCCtgtaaatatatttcaaaataataaattgtGTTGTTTTCTTGCATTCTTTTCTTA belongs to Hydractinia symbiolongicarpus strain clone_291-10 chromosome 1, HSymV2.1, whole genome shotgun sequence and includes:
- the LOC130616581 gene encoding uncharacterized protein LOC130616581; this translates as MEQFFFGMNFVGGLGDLTKGNSNVFKDVLGIKVSPLTLTEFTSLYKIEFSEEGSKKRMQENNTIYYFEIYLQDLFEGKINDLIFENLLAFITGADKVPPLGFPKPITLNFYDFTDNVKRLPFSSTCSLTMSLPRACKDDSEFAELLSRSMLDSVGFGKC